In Cystobacter ferrugineus, the following are encoded in one genomic region:
- a CDS encoding trifunctional serine/threonine-protein kinase/ATP-binding protein/sensor histidine kinase, which yields MLDIPGYRVLGAIRAMGSNVLFQAVREADALPVIIKTPIAATPGPVENERYRREFGILQRLKDVRGVARPYACDRLHERPLLLLEWVLGQPLSETVGQPMELSRFLNLAISLTATLGEVHCRNVIHKDIKPSNIIEEPSGDARLIDFGVATLQQVEHLDAAPTHLIEGTLAYMSPEQTGRMNRAVDYRTDFYSLGVTFYEMLTGQRPFQGRDALEWFHAHMARKPRPPHELNPQIPPALSAIVMKLLAKVAEERYQSAEGLQADLERCREALSQSEQEVFALGTRDAPNRFQLPQRLYGREAQVATLLESFERVAHTDEPELFLVSGYSGIGKSSVVNELYKPVVQRRGFFLRGKFDQFQRDIPYATLAQTLRGLVQQLLAGSDEELARWREQVNQAWDGKGQVLVDLVPQLEILAGPQPALQELPANEAQHRFYRVVRQFLSVFATREHPLVVFLDDLQWADLASLQMLGHLLSKTQPDPLPVLWIGAYRDNEVGPTHPLTPMLREVLAAGTRLTDVRLEPLSVEQVEHLVGDALPGAEREVIAPLSALVHEKTGGNPFFLLQLLVALHQDGLLVRAPEGGWRWDAEGVRAREYSENVVDFMVGKLRQFPPGTQHLLRLAACVGNLFTLQMLGTLAGLGEMEEVEQGLEPALQESMLVRTGPEQYRFLHDRIQQAAHSLISEAERKTVHLRIGRLLLASLTQEQVQESLFDVVSQLNAGAELMEDAAERHQLARLNAEAGRKAAAAVALRPALTYLTMAFALIPGDPWETDSELAFKVRLARARCELLSSNIAETRQLAEELLSRARSRADITAVYCLKNDIGLVTGDIPGAVTCMLECLDVLGMPISRHPTREEAIAAHDEVWALLGERSIESLIDLPPMTDPDMKLVMGVLASLFGPAYFSDQHLLIIDLSRMVSLTLRYGFSEAAVLGICWFGVLTSSYFKRYRQGEALGQLACGLIDRHNLPDRRTRVLFGVQYTDYWTRPIHLVHEISLRGFRDDLQSGDYLNASFFCHMIVQNRLAMGHNLKDVYEEAVSRGEFVNKAGVVDAMDLLLSYQAYVQQMRGLSRSFDTMSGDGFDEQEFEATRLVPARMGTMRCIYWIMKLQSRFMCGAYAEALEAADKASELLWAMHGMLFRREHQLYRALSLAACFEGATPEEQQRYLEAIQAHQRQLADWAEHCPENFHALEQMVSAELARLAGRADEATRAYEEAIHSARENGATHYVGLASELAANFWRTRRASVVAHAFAREARAAYQHWGALGKVQHLEAQWPHLASSSDKEDTLTTSSTASTRIDALTVVKAQQAVSSEILLDRLVTTLLRAAIENAGAQSGALLLPEGNTLSVAATSGTSSEGAAHELPWTILSYVRRTREHVLIGDASKPHPFSADPYLARSGARSVLCLPLLKQEQFSGALYLQNNLATNTFSPARLTLLGHIASQAAISIENARLYADVQRARTELRRANEELERRVEERTRELKQAQARLVDTAREVGMAEVASNVLHNVGNVLTSAVVNLEMMRQAVGSSRVGRLKQATTLLMENRATLADFLEEGSRGSRLPEYLSVVADELVREQTRLMEDMDAMGRHIDHIRAIVQVQQTYARNALMTEECDLAQLIDDALRIQMETLQRHGVSVQRELSVLPKVRVDKHKVLQILINLLSNARHALEAMPEGQRHLWVKLDAAGPVARIQVIDDGMGIAPEVKGKLFTHGFTTHKNGHGFGLHSSALAAQILNGRLTLESNGPGQGAVATLELPLT from the coding sequence GTGATGCACGGCTCATCGACTTCGGAGTGGCCACGCTGCAGCAGGTGGAGCACCTGGACGCGGCGCCCACTCACTTGATCGAGGGCACGCTGGCGTACATGTCGCCGGAGCAGACGGGGCGAATGAACCGCGCGGTGGACTACCGCACGGACTTCTACTCGTTGGGCGTGACGTTCTACGAGATGCTGACGGGGCAGCGCCCCTTCCAGGGCAGGGATGCGCTCGAATGGTTCCACGCGCACATGGCCCGCAAGCCGAGGCCTCCCCACGAGCTGAACCCGCAGATTCCGCCGGCCCTGTCCGCCATCGTGATGAAGCTGCTGGCCAAGGTGGCCGAGGAGCGCTACCAGAGCGCCGAGGGACTCCAGGCGGACCTGGAGCGCTGCCGCGAAGCGCTGAGCCAGAGTGAGCAGGAGGTGTTCGCGTTGGGGACGCGCGACGCTCCCAACCGGTTCCAACTGCCGCAACGGCTCTACGGGCGAGAAGCGCAGGTGGCCACCCTGCTCGAGAGCTTCGAGCGGGTGGCCCACACGGACGAGCCGGAGTTGTTCCTGGTCAGCGGCTACTCGGGCATTGGCAAGTCCTCGGTGGTGAACGAGCTGTACAAGCCCGTGGTCCAGCGCCGCGGCTTCTTCCTGCGCGGAAAGTTCGACCAGTTCCAGCGGGACATTCCGTACGCCACCCTGGCGCAGACGCTCCGCGGGCTGGTGCAGCAACTGCTCGCGGGGAGCGATGAGGAGCTCGCCCGGTGGCGCGAACAGGTGAACCAGGCCTGGGACGGCAAGGGCCAGGTGCTCGTGGACCTGGTGCCCCAACTGGAAATCCTGGCGGGCCCGCAGCCCGCGCTCCAGGAGTTGCCCGCCAATGAAGCGCAGCACCGCTTCTACCGGGTGGTGCGCCAGTTCCTCTCGGTGTTCGCCACCCGGGAGCACCCCCTGGTGGTGTTCCTGGATGACTTGCAGTGGGCGGACCTGGCCAGCCTCCAGATGCTCGGGCATCTGCTGTCGAAGACCCAGCCGGACCCCCTCCCGGTGCTCTGGATTGGCGCCTATCGGGACAACGAGGTGGGCCCCACGCATCCCCTCACGCCGATGCTGCGCGAGGTGCTCGCGGCGGGGACCCGGCTGACGGACGTCCGGCTGGAGCCACTGAGCGTGGAGCAGGTGGAGCACCTGGTGGGCGATGCGCTGCCAGGAGCGGAACGGGAGGTCATCGCCCCACTCTCGGCGCTGGTGCACGAGAAGACGGGAGGCAATCCCTTCTTCTTGCTGCAGTTGCTGGTGGCGCTCCACCAGGATGGTCTGCTGGTGCGGGCGCCCGAGGGCGGGTGGCGGTGGGATGCCGAGGGGGTGCGGGCCCGGGAGTACTCGGAGAACGTCGTCGACTTCATGGTGGGCAAGCTGCGCCAGTTCCCCCCAGGCACGCAGCACCTGCTGCGGCTGGCCGCGTGCGTGGGCAACCTCTTCACCCTCCAGATGCTGGGCACCCTCGCCGGCCTGGGAGAGATGGAGGAGGTGGAACAGGGGCTCGAACCCGCGCTCCAGGAAAGCATGCTGGTGCGCACGGGCCCGGAGCAGTACCGCTTCCTGCATGATCGCATCCAGCAAGCGGCCCACTCCCTCATCTCCGAGGCCGAGCGCAAGACGGTCCACCTGCGCATCGGTCGCCTGCTGCTCGCGAGCCTGACGCAAGAGCAGGTGCAGGAATCGCTCTTCGACGTGGTGAGTCAGCTCAACGCCGGGGCGGAGCTCATGGAGGACGCCGCGGAGCGCCACCAGCTCGCGCGGTTGAACGCCGAGGCGGGACGCAAGGCCGCGGCCGCGGTCGCGCTCCGCCCCGCCCTCACCTATCTCACCATGGCCTTCGCGCTCATCCCGGGAGACCCCTGGGAGACGGACTCCGAGCTGGCCTTCAAGGTACGGCTCGCGCGGGCGAGATGCGAGCTGCTGAGCAGCAACATCGCCGAGACGCGCCAGCTCGCGGAGGAACTCCTGTCCCGGGCGCGGAGCCGTGCGGACATCACCGCCGTGTACTGCCTGAAGAATGACATCGGCCTGGTCACGGGCGACATCCCGGGCGCCGTCACCTGCATGCTGGAATGCCTCGACGTGCTGGGCATGCCCATCTCACGCCACCCCACCCGGGAGGAAGCGATCGCCGCCCACGACGAGGTGTGGGCGCTGCTGGGGGAGCGCTCCATCGAGAGCCTCATCGACCTGCCGCCCATGACCGATCCGGACATGAAGCTGGTGATGGGGGTACTCGCCTCGCTCTTCGGACCGGCCTACTTCAGCGATCAGCACCTGCTCATCATCGACTTGAGCCGCATGGTCTCGCTGACCCTCCGCTACGGCTTCTCGGAGGCCGCGGTGCTGGGAATCTGCTGGTTCGGGGTGCTGACCAGCTCCTACTTCAAGCGGTACCGGCAAGGCGAGGCCCTGGGTCAGCTCGCGTGCGGGCTCATCGATCGGCACAACCTGCCCGACCGCCGCACGCGGGTGCTCTTCGGGGTGCAGTACACCGACTATTGGACCCGCCCCATCCACCTCGTGCACGAGATCTCCCTGCGCGGCTTCCGGGACGATCTCCAGTCCGGCGACTACCTGAACGCCAGCTTCTTCTGCCACATGATCGTCCAGAACCGTCTGGCCATGGGGCACAACCTCAAGGACGTCTACGAGGAGGCGGTCTCGCGCGGCGAGTTCGTGAACAAGGCGGGGGTCGTGGATGCGATGGACCTGCTCCTGAGCTACCAGGCCTACGTGCAGCAGATGCGTGGACTCTCGCGCTCCTTCGACACGATGAGCGGGGACGGTTTCGATGAACAGGAATTCGAGGCCACCCGGCTGGTTCCCGCGCGCATGGGCACCATGCGGTGCATCTATTGGATCATGAAGCTCCAGTCGCGCTTCATGTGCGGTGCCTACGCGGAGGCCCTGGAAGCGGCGGACAAGGCGTCCGAGCTGCTCTGGGCCATGCATGGCATGCTCTTTCGCAGGGAGCACCAGCTCTATCGCGCCCTGAGCCTGGCCGCGTGCTTCGAAGGGGCCACGCCCGAGGAGCAGCAGCGGTATCTCGAGGCCATCCAAGCGCATCAGCGGCAGCTCGCGGACTGGGCGGAACATTGCCCGGAGAACTTCCACGCGCTCGAGCAGATGGTGTCCGCGGAGCTGGCCCGCCTCGCGGGCCGGGCGGACGAAGCCACACGCGCCTATGAAGAAGCCATCCACTCGGCGCGGGAGAACGGTGCCACCCACTACGTGGGCTTGGCCAGCGAGCTCGCGGCCAACTTCTGGCGCACGCGACGGGCCTCGGTGGTCGCCCATGCCTTCGCGAGAGAAGCCCGGGCGGCGTACCAGCACTGGGGAGCCCTGGGCAAGGTGCAACACCTGGAAGCTCAGTGGCCCCACCTCGCGTCCTCGTCGGACAAGGAGGATACGCTCACCACCAGCAGCACGGCCTCGACCCGCATCGACGCGCTCACGGTCGTCAAGGCCCAGCAGGCCGTCTCCAGCGAGATCCTGCTGGACCGCCTGGTGACCACACTGCTGCGCGCGGCCATCGAGAACGCGGGCGCCCAGAGCGGCGCCCTGTTGCTGCCGGAAGGCAATACGCTGTCGGTGGCGGCCACCTCCGGAACTTCATCCGAGGGGGCAGCCCACGAGCTGCCGTGGACGATCCTGTCCTATGTCCGGCGTACCCGGGAGCACGTGCTCATTGGCGACGCCTCCAAGCCCCACCCGTTCTCGGCCGATCCCTACCTGGCGCGGAGCGGAGCACGCTCGGTGTTGTGCCTGCCCCTGTTGAAGCAGGAGCAGTTCTCCGGAGCGCTGTATCTGCAGAACAACCTGGCCACCAATACCTTCAGCCCGGCGCGCCTGACGCTCCTCGGGCACATCGCCTCCCAGGCGGCCATCTCCATCGAGAACGCGCGGCTGTACGCGGACGTGCAGCGCGCCAGGACGGAGCTGCGCCGGGCCAATGAGGAACTGGAGCGGCGGGTGGAGGAGCGCACGCGCGAGCTCAAGCAGGCCCAGGCCCGCCTGGTGGACACCGCGCGGGAGGTGGGCATGGCCGAGGTGGCCTCCAACGTGCTGCACAACGTGGGCAACGTGCTCACCAGCGCCGTCGTCAACCTGGAGATGATGCGCCAGGCCGTGGGCTCCTCTCGCGTGGGCCGGTTGAAACAAGCCACGACCCTGCTGATGGAGAACCGGGCGACGCTGGCGGACTTCCTGGAGGAGGGCTCGCGCGGCAGCCGCCTGCCGGAATACCTCTCGGTGGTGGCCGACGAGCTGGTGCGCGAGCAGACGCGCCTCATGGAGGACATGGATGCGATGGGCCGGCACATCGACCACATCCGCGCCATCGTCCAGGTGCAGCAGACGTACGCGCGCAACGCGTTGATGACGGAGGAGTGCGACCTGGCCCAGCTCATCGACGACGCCTTGCGCATCCAGATGGAGACGCTGCAGCGCCACGGCGTCTCCGTCCAACGCGAGCTGTCGGTGCTCCCCAAGGTGAGGGTGGACAAGCACAAGGTGCTGCAGATCCTCATCAACCTGCTCAGCAATGCCCGGCACGCGCTGGAGGCCATGCCCGAGGGGCAACGTCACCTGTGGGTGAAGCTGGACGCGGCGGGGCCGGTGGCGCGCATCCAGGTGATTGATGACGGCATGGGCATTGCCCCCGAGGTCAAGGGCAAGCTCTTCACGCACGGCTTCACCACGCACAAGAATGGCCACGGCTTCGGGCTGCACTCGAGCGCGCTGGCGGCGCAGATACTGAATGGACGCCTGACGCTCGAGAGCAACGGGCCTGGCCAGGGCGCCGTGGCCACGCTGGAGCTTCCTCTCACCTAG
- a CDS encoding IS1380 family transposase, with protein MKTERNAKQVEFDSVGRRKLVAAFDGEHISSDGGLALLHRTDQRFELMRKFAECFKDLRRPELIEHSVEELVRQRVFGIACGYEDLVDHETLRNDPLLAAVVGKSEPQKQPLASPSTLNRLELTPADATAEARYRKVVYDGQAIENFFVDAFLDAHREPLREVVLDLDATDDPIHGTQEGRFFHGYYGNYCYLPLYIFAGDFLLCARLRTADLDAAAGSLEEVQRLVSRIRARWPQTRILLRADSGFARDELMTWCEQNGIDFVFGLARNARLEAMISGDLKLVRAVSREERKGAPVRAYRELRYRTLESWTRERRVVAKAEWLGDKFNPRFVVTSLRPQEHEARALYEQLYCARGDMENRIKEQQLDLFADRTSAHSLRANQLRLWFASAAYVLLNLLRHFGLRGTEMERAQAGTIRLKLLKVAAIVRVSVRRVVLSLSAAAPVKDLFARIAQQLHEVPTPS; from the coding sequence GTGAAAACAGAGCGTAACGCGAAGCAGGTCGAGTTCGACAGCGTGGGAAGGAGGAAACTGGTGGCGGCGTTCGACGGCGAGCACATCTCGTCGGATGGAGGGCTGGCGCTGTTGCACCGAACGGACCAGCGGTTCGAGCTGATGCGGAAGTTCGCCGAGTGCTTCAAGGACTTGAGAAGGCCGGAGTTGATTGAGCACTCGGTGGAAGAACTCGTCCGACAGCGCGTTTTCGGCATCGCGTGCGGCTACGAGGACCTGGTGGACCATGAGACGCTGCGAAACGACCCGCTGCTTGCGGCCGTGGTGGGCAAGTCGGAGCCCCAGAAGCAGCCTTTGGCCAGCCCGAGCACGCTCAACCGGCTGGAGCTGACGCCAGCGGACGCGACGGCCGAGGCCCGCTACCGGAAGGTGGTTTACGACGGCCAGGCCATCGAGAACTTCTTCGTCGATGCGTTCCTGGATGCGCACCGTGAGCCGCTGCGCGAAGTGGTGCTGGACCTCGATGCGACAGACGACCCGATTCACGGCACGCAGGAGGGCCGCTTCTTCCACGGCTACTACGGCAACTACTGCTACCTGCCGCTCTACATCTTCGCTGGCGACTTCCTGCTGTGCGCCAGGCTGCGCACCGCCGACCTCGACGCCGCCGCGGGCTCGCTGGAGGAAGTGCAGCGGCTCGTCTCGCGCATCCGCGCGCGCTGGCCGCAGACGCGCATCCTCCTGCGTGCGGATTCCGGCTTCGCCCGGGATGAACTCATGACCTGGTGCGAGCAGAACGGCATCGACTTCGTGTTCGGTCTGGCTCGAAACGCCCGGCTGGAAGCCATGATAAGCGGGGACCTGAAGCTGGTGCGCGCTGTCTCCCGCGAAGAGCGTAAAGGCGCTCCGGTGCGGGCGTACCGGGAACTTCGCTACCGCACCCTGGAGTCCTGGACGCGCGAACGCCGCGTTGTCGCGAAGGCCGAGTGGCTCGGGGACAAATTCAACCCGCGCTTCGTGGTGACTTCTTTGCGCCCCCAGGAGCATGAGGCCCGGGCTCTGTACGAGCAGCTCTACTGCGCCCGCGGCGACATGGAGAACCGAATCAAGGAGCAGCAGTTGGACCTCTTCGCCGACAGGACCAGCGCCCACTCCCTGCGCGCCAACCAGCTGCGCCTCTGGTTTGCCTCCGCCGCGTACGTCCTGCTGAACCTGCTGCGCCACTTCGGCCTACGCGGCACCGAGATGGAGCGGGCGCAGGCGGGCACCATCCGGTTGAAGCTGCTCAAGGTTGCCGCCATCGTCCGCGTCAGCGTCCGCCGCGTCGTGCTCTCGCTCAGCGCGGCTGCGCCGGTGAAGGACCTCTTCGCGCGCATCGCCCAACAGCTCCACGAAGTCCCAACTCCCTCCTGA
- a CDS encoding ankyrin repeat domain-containing protein: MSKDLFAAIKQHDTARVKALLEGGANPNEPQSEGRGLRPLQEAIFALCDGGEVDMLKVLIEHGADVNAWDVERDQTPLLTAVCEQEVAALEVLVRAGADPNVRSGGGDTPLRICAESGYLAMAALLLFAGAARTINDWGGISGYTALGLAALRLDLPMIKLLLAAGADPRSPDEDKRPAHYCMPPRAESDSQTWDEVFELLGGAMDRMPL, from the coding sequence ATGTCGAAGGATCTCTTCGCTGCGATCAAACAGCACGATACAGCACGGGTCAAGGCACTGCTAGAAGGGGGAGCCAATCCGAACGAGCCACAGTCAGAGGGGCGGGGGCTGCGTCCACTGCAAGAGGCCATCTTCGCACTCTGCGATGGAGGCGAGGTCGACATGCTCAAGGTGCTCATCGAGCACGGCGCGGACGTCAATGCCTGGGATGTCGAGCGGGACCAAACACCCCTGTTGACGGCCGTCTGCGAGCAAGAGGTGGCGGCCCTTGAGGTGCTCGTGAGGGCGGGGGCCGACCCCAATGTGCGCAGCGGCGGAGGCGACACGCCGCTGCGGATATGCGCGGAGTCGGGCTACTTGGCTATGGCGGCTCTGCTGCTGTTCGCGGGGGCCGCCCGGACCATCAACGACTGGGGCGGGATTTCCGGATACACGGCTCTCGGGCTTGCGGCACTTCGATTGGACCTCCCCATGATCAAGCTGCTGCTCGCCGCAGGCGCTGACCCGAGGTCCCCAGACGAAGACAAGCGGCCCGCTCATTACTGCATGCCACCGCGCGCTGAATCCGATTCCCAGACGTGGGACGAAGTGTTCGAGCTACTCGGAGGAGCGATGGACCGCATGCCGTTGTAG
- a CDS encoding DUF2381 family protein: MDSTGEQVELARWPLAPIPTNGAGAVVVGIKGERAQLGCPCTLKLWEAQGPRTFTLENVTFPEGKAKGP; this comes from the coding sequence GTGGATTCGACGGGTGAGCAGGTGGAGCTTGCCCGGTGGCCACTGGCGCCCATTCCCACGAATGGGGCCGGTGCCGTCGTGGTGGGCATCAAGGGGGAGCGCGCGCAGCTCGGCTGCCCCTGCACCCTCAAGCTATGGGAAGCACAGGGGCCGCGCACCTTCACCCTTGAGAACGTCACCTTCCCCGAGGGGAAAGCGAAGGGGCCCTGA
- a CDS encoding aldo/keto reductase: MGMSGTYGKTDDAESIRTIQAAIERGVTLIDTGDFYGMGHNEMLVGRAIEGRRDKVQLSVKFGALRGPDGSFNGNDTRPIAVKNFIAYSLKRLGVEVIDIYRPARLDPSVPIEDTIGAIADLVKAGYVRHIGLSEVGVETIRRAHKVHPIVDLQIEYAIGTRGPEAEIFPVLAELGISATLYGVFSRGLLTGSKSTEAGDWRAHQPRFAGENGAKNEDSVRALQRFAHERGMTPGQVALAWVLARQPAFVPVVGAKTRAQLEDVLGALARPLSKDDLAALESVVNISGDRYDPAQMKHLDSERR; the protein is encoded by the coding sequence ATGGGGATGTCGGGCACGTACGGGAAGACCGATGACGCCGAGAGCATCCGGACGATCCAGGCGGCGATCGAGCGAGGGGTGACGCTGATCGACACGGGGGACTTCTACGGCATGGGCCACAACGAGATGCTCGTGGGGCGGGCCATCGAGGGACGCCGGGACAAGGTGCAGCTCTCGGTGAAGTTCGGCGCGCTCCGCGGGCCGGATGGGAGCTTCAACGGCAACGACACGCGCCCCATCGCGGTGAAGAACTTCATCGCCTACAGCCTGAAGCGGCTGGGGGTGGAGGTCATCGACATCTACCGCCCCGCGCGGCTGGATCCCTCCGTTCCGATCGAGGACACCATCGGGGCGATCGCAGACCTGGTGAAGGCGGGCTACGTGCGCCACATCGGGCTGTCGGAGGTGGGTGTCGAGACGATCCGCCGGGCCCACAAGGTCCACCCCATCGTCGACTTGCAGATCGAGTACGCCATCGGCACCCGGGGCCCCGAGGCGGAGATCTTCCCCGTGCTCGCGGAGCTCGGCATCAGCGCGACGCTCTACGGGGTCTTTTCGCGAGGACTGCTCACGGGCAGCAAGTCGACGGAAGCGGGAGACTGGCGCGCCCATCAGCCTCGCTTCGCTGGCGAGAACGGGGCGAAGAACGAGGACTCGGTGAGGGCCCTCCAGCGCTTCGCGCACGAGCGCGGCATGACGCCGGGGCAGGTGGCGCTCGCCTGGGTGCTCGCGCGGCAGCCGGCATTCGTTCCCGTGGTGGGGGCGAAGACCCGCGCGCAGCTCGAGGACGTGCTCGGTGCCCTGGCACGCCCGCTGTCGAAGGACGACCTCGCGGCGCTCGAGTCGGTGGTGAATATCTCCGGTGACCGCTACGACCCGGCCCAGATGAAGCACCTGGACAGCGAGCGCCGGTAG
- a CDS encoding ATP-dependent helicase HrpA, with translation MAATVEQQRKQRTARVEWAGLLKRTFALDVFACPRCGGRRKVLAYVTTPAGVRSILEHLGLPTQAPKRAPARGPPQQAWC, from the coding sequence TTGGCCGCGACGGTGGAGCAGCAGAGGAAGCAGAGGACGGCGCGGGTGGAGTGGGCCGGGCTGCTGAAAAGGACGTTCGCACTGGACGTGTTCGCCTGTCCGCGGTGTGGAGGCAGGCGAAAGGTGTTGGCGTATGTGACGACCCCCGCTGGGGTGCGCTCGATATTGGAGCACCTGGGACTGCCCACGCAGGCTCCGAAGCGGGCCCCGGCCCGCGGACCACCCCAGCAGGCGTGGTGCTGA
- the tagF gene encoding type VI secretion system-associated protein TagF produces the protein MPEAAAPGDARDVPGWYGKLSSLGDFAQRRLPVPWMQACDAWLSSAMQGSRHALGERWLEVYLTAPVLRFAWAPGVVDSMWWFGLLMPSRDSVGRYFPLLIAHPRMKPPEDRVALDHLELWYEHLAEAAVLTLQDSMASVDALEAALRDAPPWPTPGRGPMLATQHRAQAQHLRLVRGSPLSHWLHGVAAQALASGLHGHTLWWRTTEAGNDDSVDIIQGLPDGVAFAELLAGRVG, from the coding sequence ATGCCTGAAGCCGCTGCGCCAGGCGATGCGCGCGATGTGCCGGGTTGGTACGGCAAGCTGTCGTCGCTCGGAGATTTTGCGCAACGCCGGTTGCCGGTGCCCTGGATGCAGGCTTGCGATGCGTGGCTGTCCAGCGCGATGCAAGGCAGCCGTCATGCGCTGGGCGAACGCTGGCTGGAGGTGTACCTCACGGCGCCGGTGCTGCGCTTCGCTTGGGCGCCGGGGGTGGTGGATTCGATGTGGTGGTTCGGGCTGCTGATGCCCAGCCGCGACAGCGTGGGCCGGTACTTTCCGCTGCTGATCGCGCATCCGCGGATGAAGCCGCCGGAAGACCGGGTGGCGTTGGATCACCTGGAACTCTGGTACGAGCACCTGGCCGAGGCGGCGGTGCTGACCTTGCAGGACTCGATGGCCTCGGTGGATGCGCTGGAGGCCGCGCTGCGCGATGCGCCGCCCTGGCCCACGCCGGGACGCGGGCCGATGCTCGCGACGCAGCATCGCGCGCAGGCGCAGCATCTGCGGCTGGTTCGTGGTTCGCCTCTGTCGCATTGGCTGCATGGCGTGGCTGCACAGGCGCTCGCCTCGGGCCTGCATGGACACACGCTGTGGTGGCGGACGACGGAGGCTGGCAACGACGACTCGGTGGACATCATCCAAGGCCTGCCCGATGGCGTGGCGTTTGCGGAGCTGCTGGCCGGGCGGGTGGGTTGA
- a CDS encoding aldo/keto reductase has translation MTIDNLKTPTVALGTWAWGDSGETGNGYFGSHLTPSGLEKVADKAHAAGFTLWDTAVVYGMGRSETVLGEVLKRYARSDYQLSTKFTPQAAGTGEAPVADMLEQSLARLGTDYIDLYWIHNPADVARWTPHLIPLLKSGKVRHVGVSNHKLSDIELANQILGAAGFRVEAVQNHYSLLYRSSEQAGILDYCRKRDIPFFAYMVLEQGALSGKYSPENPLPQGSDRAKHYNGLLPQLKALTDKLASIGQKQGAAAPEIATAWAIAKGTTPIIGVTKPQYIESLVRANSITLTRDDMAELESLADAADVNTRGWWEQEMSV, from the coding sequence ATGACCATCGACAATCTGAAGACCCCCACGGTCGCGCTGGGCACGTGGGCCTGGGGCGACAGCGGCGAGACGGGCAACGGCTACTTCGGCAGCCACCTGACTCCATCTGGCCTGGAGAAGGTCGCCGACAAGGCGCACGCGGCCGGGTTCACGCTGTGGGACACCGCCGTGGTGTACGGCATGGGCCGTTCCGAAACCGTGCTCGGGGAGGTACTGAAGCGCTATGCCCGCAGCGACTACCAGCTCTCCACGAAGTTCACGCCGCAGGCCGCGGGAACCGGCGAGGCTCCGGTGGCGGACATGCTCGAGCAGAGTCTGGCACGCCTCGGTACCGACTACATCGACCTGTATTGGATTCACAACCCAGCCGACGTGGCGCGGTGGACGCCGCACTTGATTCCACTGCTGAAGAGCGGGAAGGTCAGGCATGTTGGCGTCTCGAATCACAAGCTGAGCGACATCGAACTCGCCAACCAGATCCTGGGAGCAGCCGGGTTTCGGGTCGAGGCCGTCCAGAACCACTACAGCCTCCTCTACCGCAGCTCCGAGCAAGCCGGCATCCTGGACTACTGCCGCAAGCGCGACATCCCATTCTTCGCCTACATGGTGCTTGAACAGGGCGCCTTGAGTGGCAAGTACAGCCCGGAGAACCCGCTGCCGCAAGGCAGCGACCGGGCGAAACATTACAACGGCCTGCTGCCTCAGTTGAAGGCGCTCACGGACAAGCTCGCCTCGATAGGCCAGAAGCAGGGTGCGGCAGCGCCCGAGATCGCGACAGCGTGGGCCATCGCCAAGGGCACGACGCCGATCATCGGCGTCACCAAGCCCCAATACATCGAGAGCCTGGTCCGAGCCAACAGCATCACGCTCACCAGAGACGACATGGCGGAGCTGGAATCTCTCGCCGACGCGGCCGACGTGAACACCCGCGGCTGGTGGGAACAAGAGATGTCAGTCTGA